One window from the genome of Kaistella carnis encodes:
- a CDS encoding ABC transporter ATP-binding protein has protein sequence MKTLFKYLKPHKWLLILSLVFATINQVFSLFGPAITGKILDQLVTNPNFFDKEKLLSRSLEEYLYGTSIYHGAFYFIGLLIGVAMVSRIAKAFQDYTSSVITQKFGANIFTDGLQHSMALPFQEFEDQRSGETLSILTKVREDSVKFINNFINIFFGILVSIIFVSVYAIQLHWAIMPVYVVGIFFIAFITNLLSKRIKKIQKNIVAQTTSLAGSTTESLRNIEIVKSLGLTQQEVKRLNSNTYKILGLELRKVKSIRSLSFIQGTLVNFLQQMITLTLLFLIFKNIVTPGQYLSLMFYGFFIFGPMQEIGNIIISYREAEASLFNFDNLMKKPTEEKPLNPKKIGAINKLKFKNVSFKYQSATYKALNDISFEVKNGETIAFVGPSGAGKSTLVKLLVGLYRPNEGSIYYNNINGNEFDIDELRNQIGFVTQDTQLFAGTIKENLLFVNPEATDQDLSTALKKSSATALIERAEDGLDTVIGEGGFKLSGGEKQRIAIARALLRKPHLLIFDEATSALDSITEEEITTTIRDISEQKEQITVLIAHRLSTIMHADRIYVLERGKVIETGSHENLLEEKGLYYAMWRQQIGERKI, from the coding sequence ATGAAAACACTTTTTAAATATTTAAAACCTCATAAATGGCTTTTGATTTTATCTTTAGTCTTCGCCACCATCAATCAGGTATTTTCGTTGTTTGGTCCCGCGATTACAGGAAAAATTCTGGATCAATTAGTGACTAATCCCAACTTTTTCGACAAAGAAAAACTTTTAAGCAGAAGTCTGGAGGAATATTTATACGGCACCAGCATTTACCACGGCGCCTTTTATTTTATAGGATTATTAATCGGTGTTGCAATGGTGAGCAGGATTGCAAAAGCCTTTCAGGATTATACCTCGAGCGTGATTACGCAAAAATTTGGAGCCAATATTTTCACCGATGGACTGCAACATTCCATGGCCTTACCTTTTCAAGAATTTGAAGATCAAAGAAGTGGTGAAACCTTATCAATCCTCACAAAAGTAAGAGAAGATTCAGTGAAATTCATCAACAATTTCATCAATATTTTCTTTGGGATTTTAGTTAGTATTATTTTCGTTTCTGTTTATGCCATTCAGTTACACTGGGCGATTATGCCGGTTTATGTGGTGGGAATATTTTTCATTGCCTTTATCACCAATTTATTAAGTAAAAGAATTAAAAAAATTCAGAAAAACATTGTGGCTCAGACTACCAGTTTGGCGGGAAGTACCACCGAAAGTCTACGTAATATTGAGATCGTAAAAAGTTTGGGTCTTACGCAGCAGGAAGTTAAAAGGCTCAACAGCAATACCTACAAAATTTTAGGTCTGGAATTGAGAAAGGTGAAAAGCATCCGTTCTTTAAGTTTCATTCAAGGAACCTTGGTGAATTTTCTACAACAGATGATTACGCTGACTTTGCTCTTTTTAATTTTTAAAAACATCGTGACGCCGGGGCAATATCTCTCGTTAATGTTTTATGGATTCTTTATTTTCGGGCCGATGCAGGAAATCGGAAATATCATCATCTCTTATCGCGAAGCCGAGGCCTCCTTATTTAATTTTGATAATTTAATGAAAAAGCCAACCGAAGAAAAACCACTTAATCCGAAAAAAATTGGGGCCATCAATAAATTAAAATTTAAAAATGTTAGTTTCAAATATCAGTCTGCTACTTACAAGGCGCTGAACGATATTTCTTTTGAAGTTAAAAATGGAGAAACGATTGCTTTTGTCGGCCCGAGTGGCGCGGGGAAAAGTACTTTAGTAAAATTACTGGTGGGATTATACCGTCCAAATGAAGGTTCTATTTATTACAATAATATCAATGGTAATGAATTCGATATCGATGAACTGAGAAATCAGATCGGTTTTGTAACGCAGGACACGCAACTTTTTGCCGGAACCATCAAAGAAAATTTACTCTTTGTAAATCCGGAAGCAACAGATCAGGATTTGAGTACGGCATTAAAAAAATCAAGCGCTACGGCTTTGATCGAGCGAGCGGAAGACGGTTTAGATACGGTAATTGGTGAAGGTGGATTTAAATTAAGCGGTGGTGAAAAACAAAGAATCGCCATTGCCAGAGCCTTATTGAGAAAACCGCATTTGCTGATTTTTGATGAAGCAACCTCGGCTTTAGACAGCATTACGGAAGAAGAAATCACGACGACCATTAGAGATATTTCGGAACAGAAAGAACAGATTACTGTCTTGATTGCGCATCGATTATCTACAATTATGCATGCTGATCGAATCTATGTTTTAGAACGTGGAAAAGTAATTGAAACCGGTTCCCATGAAAATTTGCTGGAGGAAAAAGGATTGTATTATGCGATGTGGCGTCAGCAGATTGGGGAACGGAAGATTTAG
- a CDS encoding flavin monoamine oxidase family protein: MTGYLLKKEGIPFKILDSRNRFGGRINTVYRENEAPIEMGATWFTNQHVNLIALWEELGIERFEQFMDTKVFYEPNPNLHAQILGIPKNEPSYRISGGTSALINRLLEKLNPEDFLLNHTVSQITFTENLVSVKAETIFEGDSVVLALPPKLWANRIDFQPSISEDLKDIALQTLTWMEDSIKVALTFAKPFWMEEQIPRTLFSNVGPVVEFYDQSDAENSRYALCGFINSDFKKLSKSERKQLVINQLKNIFGNPVTEFVTYEERVWSEEVATFQESHSPIYPHQNNGHPIFKTYFEERLIISGSETSSQFPGYMEGAVISAKETIRRILELQLK, encoded by the coding sequence TTGACGGGTTATCTTTTAAAGAAAGAAGGAATTCCCTTTAAAATTTTAGACTCGAGAAATAGATTTGGCGGAAGAATCAATACCGTTTATAGAGAAAATGAGGCGCCGATCGAAATGGGTGCGACATGGTTTACGAATCAACATGTCAATTTAATCGCGCTCTGGGAGGAATTAGGAATTGAACGTTTTGAACAGTTTATGGACACGAAAGTTTTTTATGAGCCTAATCCAAATTTACACGCTCAAATCTTGGGAATTCCAAAAAATGAACCGAGTTACAGAATTTCTGGCGGAACTTCTGCGCTCATCAATAGACTACTGGAAAAATTAAATCCCGAAGATTTCCTTCTGAATCATACGGTAAGTCAGATTACGTTTACGGAAAATTTAGTTTCGGTAAAAGCAGAAACTATTTTCGAAGGTGATTCTGTAGTTCTCGCGTTACCACCAAAATTGTGGGCGAACCGTATTGATTTTCAACCTTCAATTTCTGAAGATTTAAAAGATATTGCATTGCAAACACTCACTTGGATGGAAGATTCTATTAAGGTTGCCTTAACTTTTGCAAAACCTTTTTGGATGGAAGAACAAATCCCGCGAACGTTATTTAGCAATGTGGGTCCTGTTGTGGAATTTTACGATCAGTCGGATGCGGAAAATTCAAGATATGCATTATGTGGTTTTATTAATTCCGACTTTAAAAAGCTCTCAAAATCTGAACGAAAGCAACTTGTTATCAACCAATTGAAAAATATTTTCGGAAATCCGGTTACTGAATTTGTGACTTATGAAGAACGGGTGTGGAGTGAAGAGGTTGCAACTTTTCAAGAATCCCACTCGCCAATTTATCCACACCAAAATAATGGACATCCCATTTTCAAAACTTATTTTGAGGAAAGACTAATAATTTCGGGCTCGGAAACTTCTTCACAATTTCCCGGATATATGGAAGGAGCGGTAATATCTGCGAAGGAAACGATACGCAGAATTTTAGAATTACAACTAAAATAA
- a CDS encoding T9SS-dependent M36 family metallopeptidase, with amino-acid sequence MKNRNLPLKIAAVCFLFSFGHANAQDFKTLIKNHMSTQSGFLKSDLKNFEIINEDFSKSMNGDVVKIQQSLNGIPVYNATGTALIKSEKVTYFEQSFAKNYANISKPNVASANTAIFANVAQNLGLKNANQYQLIGINDVENDTAANVKNRLIYFQTENHDLRLCYEFIFEEKGTSNYWAILADATTGEVLNKENLTVSCQFAHDAYSHDYSAHLPTGFTADFSNNENKLVGPDALAPADAQYRVFAFPVESPNHGPRTLVSNPWFADASPDGWHTVAGGIYAGNYTNTKGNNVFAYEDRSNLNIEGQFAEGGPTRVFDFPMIADNANYNLNASITNLFYVNNKVHDIFYRLGFTETARNFQAFNFGKGGLQNDYVRAEAQDGGGRNNANFSTPSDGGRPKMQMYLFDGSVVDRVFYNTPPEAVGRIVPNVVSTTFGPTLTATGVTADVKLASVLDGCTALPAGSLAGKIGLMERGTCGFTVKVKNAQDAGAVAAIIYSLPDSTPTSGMGGADATITIPSVLVENNEGVYIKNLLTTTDVNITLKYDAVNQRTKDGSLDNGIVVHEYGHGISNRLTGDGYSCLSTTSTKEQMGEGWSDFFALMLTNQPGDTKEVARGIGTFASSEPISGLGIRPAKYSPDFAVNNYTYGATNSMGTNASPTVHSIGFVWATMLWDLHWKFAEKYGYSSDVMANTTNGSTKVLQLVTDGLKLQPCSPTFIDGRNAILAADAAAGGADKCMIWDVFAKRGLGVNASAGSKLVITDQVENFEVPAECANLATSNVVAGKEMSLYPNPAKNEFFIKSAKNILGKVNVQIYDASGKLVSSQKISASDSVNTQTLPNGIYVVKVEGLGIQYSSKLMIKK; translated from the coding sequence ATGAAAAATAGAAATTTACCCTTGAAAATTGCTGCGGTTTGTTTCCTGTTTTCGTTCGGTCACGCCAACGCTCAGGATTTTAAAACCCTTATCAAAAACCATATGTCCACGCAGAGTGGTTTTCTCAAATCTGATTTGAAGAATTTTGAAATCATCAATGAAGATTTTTCTAAGTCGATGAATGGAGATGTGGTAAAGATTCAGCAGTCTTTGAATGGTATTCCAGTTTACAATGCCACAGGTACTGCTTTAATTAAATCTGAAAAAGTCACCTATTTTGAGCAAAGTTTTGCGAAAAACTACGCCAATATTTCAAAACCAAACGTTGCCTCGGCGAATACAGCGATTTTTGCTAATGTTGCGCAGAACCTAGGTTTAAAGAATGCCAATCAATATCAACTGATAGGAATCAATGATGTAGAAAATGATACTGCTGCAAACGTAAAAAATAGATTAATATATTTTCAAACAGAAAACCATGATCTGAGGTTATGTTATGAATTCATTTTTGAAGAGAAAGGAACCTCAAATTATTGGGCAATTCTAGCGGATGCGACCACGGGAGAGGTTTTAAACAAGGAAAATTTAACTGTTTCCTGTCAGTTTGCACATGATGCATACAGCCATGACTATTCTGCTCATCTTCCGACAGGTTTTACCGCAGACTTTAGCAATAATGAGAACAAATTGGTAGGTCCAGATGCTTTGGCGCCGGCAGATGCACAATATCGCGTATTTGCATTTCCTGTAGAAAGCCCAAATCACGGCCCGCGTACTTTAGTGTCTAATCCGTGGTTTGCAGATGCATCTCCAGATGGATGGCATACCGTTGCAGGAGGAATCTATGCAGGGAATTATACGAACACCAAAGGAAATAACGTTTTCGCTTATGAAGATAGAAGTAACCTTAATATAGAAGGCCAATTTGCAGAAGGGGGACCAACAAGAGTTTTTGATTTTCCTATGATTGCAGATAATGCGAATTATAATTTGAATGCTTCCATCACCAATTTATTTTACGTTAATAATAAAGTTCATGACATATTTTACCGCTTAGGTTTTACTGAAACGGCTAGAAATTTTCAGGCATTCAATTTCGGAAAGGGAGGATTACAGAACGATTACGTTCGTGCCGAAGCGCAAGATGGAGGAGGCAGAAACAATGCTAACTTCTCTACACCGTCAGATGGTGGTAGACCAAAAATGCAGATGTATCTTTTCGACGGAAGCGTTGTAGACAGAGTTTTCTACAATACGCCACCCGAAGCCGTAGGACGTATCGTGCCTAACGTGGTTTCAACCACTTTTGGACCGACCTTGACAGCTACCGGTGTTACTGCCGATGTTAAGCTGGCTTCTGTACTAGACGGTTGTACCGCGCTTCCAGCAGGGTCACTTGCCGGAAAAATAGGTCTCATGGAAAGAGGGACTTGTGGTTTTACCGTAAAAGTTAAAAATGCTCAAGACGCCGGTGCTGTTGCAGCAATTATTTACAGTTTACCGGATTCTACACCTACTTCAGGAATGGGAGGAGCAGATGCAACCATCACAATACCATCAGTCCTGGTAGAAAACAACGAAGGGGTTTATATTAAAAATCTACTGACTACAACTGATGTTAATATTACGTTGAAATATGACGCCGTAAACCAAAGAACTAAAGATGGAAGTTTGGATAACGGGATTGTAGTTCATGAATATGGTCATGGTATTTCCAACAGGTTAACGGGAGACGGATACTCATGTTTATCTACAACAAGTACTAAAGAGCAGATGGGAGAGGGTTGGTCTGATTTCTTTGCTTTAATGCTGACCAATCAACCAGGAGACACAAAAGAGGTAGCGAGAGGAATTGGTACTTTTGCATCGTCTGAACCTATTTCCGGCCTTGGAATTCGTCCCGCAAAATATTCTCCGGATTTCGCAGTTAATAATTATACTTATGGTGCGACCAATTCTATGGGTACTAACGCATCGCCTACTGTGCATTCTATTGGATTTGTTTGGGCAACAATGCTTTGGGATCTTCATTGGAAATTTGCAGAAAAATATGGGTATTCTTCTGATGTAATGGCTAACACAACCAACGGAAGTACAAAAGTATTACAATTGGTAACAGATGGTTTGAAATTGCAGCCGTGTAGTCCAACATTCATTGACGGTCGAAATGCAATCCTGGCGGCAGATGCTGCAGCAGGTGGAGCAGACAAGTGTATGATTTGGGATGTGTTCGCTAAAAGAGGATTAGGAGTAAATGCTTCCGCAGGATCCAAACTTGTCATTACTGACCAGGTTGAAAATTTCGAAGTTCCTGCAGAATGTGCAAACCTTGCGACAAGCAACGTGGTGGCAGGTAAAGAAATGAGTCTCTATCCAAACCCTGCGAAGAATGAATTCTTTATCAAGTCTGCTAAAAATATCTTGGGCAAAGTAAATGTTCAGATCTATGACGCTTCTGGAAAATTGGTTTCCAGCCAAAAAATTTCTGCCTCAGATTCTGTAAATACACAAACATTACCAAATGGTATTTATGTGGTAAAAGTGGAAGGATTAGGCATTCAGTATTCTTCAAAACTAATGATCAAAAAGTAA
- the rplS gene encoding 50S ribosomal protein L19, translated as MDLLQYVQDKYIAKKEFPKFKAGDTITVYYEIREGAKTRTQFFKGVVLQLRGTGATKTFTIRKMSGDVGVQRVFPLNMPALQKIEIDRRGKVRRARIFYFKNLRGKKARIKDAAYKK; from the coding sequence ATGGATTTATTACAGTACGTACAAGACAAGTACATTGCAAAAAAAGAATTCCCAAAATTCAAAGCTGGTGATACCATCACCGTGTATTACGAAATTAGAGAGGGTGCTAAAACAAGAACTCAGTTCTTTAAAGGAGTAGTACTTCAGTTGAGAGGAACCGGTGCAACTAAAACTTTTACCATCAGAAAAATGAGTGGTGATGTTGGAGTTCAAAGAGTTTTCCCATTGAATATGCCTGCACTACAAAAAATTGAAATCGACAGAAGAGGTAAAGTAAGAAGAGCAAGAATTTTCTACTTCAAAAACCTTAGAGGTAAAAAAGCGAGAATTAAAGACGCTGCTTACAAAAAGTAA
- a CDS encoding CoA transferase subunit A, translating into MIDKRVKNAKEAIAGISDGMTLIVGGFGLCGIPENSINALVESNVTNLTCISNNAGVDDFGLGLLLQKKQIKKMIASYVGENAEFERQMLSGELDVELTPQGTLAEKCRAAQHGIPAFYTPAGYGTEVAEGKETKEFDGKMHILEHAFKADYSIVKAWKGDHAGNLIFKGTARNFNAPMAGSGKITIAEVEELVEPGQLDPNEIHIPGIMVQRIFQGEKFEKRIEQRTVRKRP; encoded by the coding sequence ATGATCGATAAAAGAGTAAAAAATGCCAAAGAAGCAATCGCTGGAATTAGCGATGGAATGACTTTAATCGTTGGCGGATTCGGCCTTTGTGGAATTCCCGAAAATTCAATTAATGCTTTGGTAGAAAGCAATGTTACCAACTTGACCTGTATTTCTAACAACGCCGGCGTTGATGATTTTGGTTTGGGATTGCTTTTACAGAAAAAACAAATCAAAAAAATGATCGCTTCTTACGTGGGCGAAAATGCAGAATTCGAAAGACAGATGCTTTCCGGAGAACTCGATGTAGAATTAACGCCACAAGGAACTTTAGCCGAAAAATGCCGCGCTGCCCAACATGGAATTCCGGCTTTTTATACGCCTGCAGGTTATGGAACTGAAGTCGCAGAAGGAAAAGAAACCAAAGAATTCGATGGTAAAATGCATATCCTGGAACACGCTTTCAAAGCAGATTATTCCATAGTAAAAGCCTGGAAAGGTGATCACGCCGGAAATTTAATTTTCAAGGGAACTGCCAGAAACTTCAATGCGCCAATGGCGGGAAGTGGGAAAATTACCATCGCTGAAGTGGAGGAATTAGTAGAACCGGGACAACTCGATCCCAACGAAATTCACATTCCAGGAATTATGGTTCAAAGAATTTTTCAGGGTGAGAAATTTGAGAAAAGAATTGAGCAAAGAACAGTTAGAAAAAGACCTTAG
- a CDS encoding T9SS type A sorting domain-containing protein, whose amino-acid sequence MKQNLFSLMILCGSLMSAQSYSNGNLSTGATTSTSVAAPAGYTWSEIQAANTTYGVAGYSDGTNVFRLSDDFTVPAGESWAISSVEVFAYQTGSTIFPISQMNLVLWNGSPAAGGTVAFGDPTTNIINVAGSTDSKMYRVAASAVGTTRRIWQVKANVAKSLNPGTYWVDYQLKATNSGAVFLPPVTIVGSNGPADANAIQANGGVWAPVLDGGSGAAQAMPFIITYVATTLGTTETLQLDSRVVVYPNPTTDSFKLSLPFDSKNSKTEVSIYDVTGKKVKSFKIADSYNVSDLQKGIYLIKVNDGQNIKATKLIKN is encoded by the coding sequence ATGAAACAAAATCTATTTTCTTTAATGATTTTATGCGGATCATTAATGAGTGCACAATCCTATTCAAATGGAAATTTGAGCACAGGTGCAACCACAAGTACTTCGGTAGCTGCTCCGGCAGGCTACACATGGAGCGAAATACAGGCCGCTAATACGACTTATGGCGTTGCCGGTTATTCAGACGGAACGAATGTATTCAGATTATCTGATGATTTTACAGTTCCTGCCGGAGAAAGTTGGGCGATTTCCTCCGTGGAGGTTTTTGCTTATCAAACGGGTTCTACAATATTCCCGATCAGTCAAATGAATTTGGTGCTTTGGAATGGCTCCCCAGCTGCTGGTGGCACAGTAGCATTTGGTGATCCTACAACCAATATTATTAATGTTGCCGGTAGTACTGATTCAAAAATGTATAGAGTGGCTGCTTCTGCGGTTGGAACAACAAGAAGAATTTGGCAGGTAAAAGCAAATGTAGCTAAATCGCTGAATCCCGGAACTTATTGGGTCGACTATCAGTTGAAAGCAACAAACAGCGGGGCGGTGTTTTTACCTCCTGTAACCATCGTAGGCTCAAATGGACCCGCAGATGCAAATGCAATTCAGGCAAATGGAGGAGTATGGGCTCCGGTTCTTGATGGTGGTTCTGGCGCAGCACAAGCCATGCCTTTTATCATTACTTATGTTGCAACCACTCTTGGAACTACGGAGACCCTACAGTTAGACAGCAGAGTAGTGGTTTATCCGAACCCAACTACTGATTCTTTTAAATTGTCGTTGCCATTTGATTCGAAGAATTCAAAGACAGAAGTAAGTATTTATGATGTTACCGGTAAAAAAGTTAAAAGCTTTAAAATCGCAGATTCGTATAATGTGAGCGATTTGCAGAAAGGAATTTACCTAATTAAAGTAAATGACGGACAAAACATTAAAGCAACAAAATTAATTAAAAACTAA
- the rpsA gene encoding 30S ribosomal protein S1 produces MSETTDKAEVLLNQNVAPEQFDWDSFESGLDAESRQEKSDLEEIYNGSLNNLQDNDVLIGKVVRLTDKEAIVDINFKSEGVISLNEFRYNQGLAVGDEVEVMVDRREDKSGQLQLSHKKARTLKAWDKVNELHETGEIVNGFVKSRTKGGMIVDVLGIEAFLPGSQIDVKPIKDYDQFVGKTMEFKVVKINPEFKNVVVSHKALIEADIEGQKKEIIAQLEKGQVLEGTVKNITSYGVFVDLGGVDGLIHITDLSWSRVNHPSEILEDGQVVKVVILDFDDEKTRIQLGMKQLEAHPWDALSADMKVGDRVKGKVVVLADYGAFVEVAPGVEGLIHVSEMSWSTHLRSAGDFVKVGDEVEAEVLTLDREDRKISLGMKQLSQDPWSNIESKYPVGSEHTGIVRNFTNFGVFVELEEGIDGLIYISDLSWTKKIKHPSEFCAVGDQLKVVVLELDTAARRLSLGHKQLQENPWDKFETKYAEGTVHAGTATEVFDKGAQVQFEDAEVEAFCPSRLLEKEDGSKIKKGESADFKVIEFNKEFKRVVVSHTGIFRDEEKKNVREQSSNQSSNKSTGSSQNEEKSTLGDLDVLAELKKKMEGK; encoded by the coding sequence ATGTCAGAAACGACAGACAAAGCAGAGGTTCTTTTGAACCAAAACGTAGCTCCAGAACAGTTTGATTGGGATTCATTTGAATCAGGTCTTGATGCAGAATCAAGACAGGAGAAAAGTGATCTGGAAGAAATCTATAACGGATCTCTAAACAATCTACAGGACAACGACGTTCTTATTGGTAAAGTTGTAAGACTTACCGACAAAGAAGCGATTGTTGACATCAACTTTAAATCTGAAGGAGTAATCTCTTTAAACGAATTCCGTTATAACCAAGGTCTAGCAGTAGGTGATGAGGTTGAAGTAATGGTTGACAGAAGAGAAGATAAATCAGGACAGTTACAATTATCTCATAAAAAAGCCAGAACACTTAAAGCTTGGGATAAGGTAAACGAACTTCACGAAACTGGAGAAATCGTAAACGGTTTTGTTAAATCAAGAACTAAAGGAGGTATGATCGTAGATGTTCTCGGTATTGAAGCATTCTTACCAGGATCACAAATCGACGTGAAACCAATTAAAGATTATGATCAATTCGTTGGTAAAACAATGGAATTCAAAGTTGTTAAAATCAATCCTGAGTTTAAAAACGTAGTAGTTTCTCACAAAGCATTGATTGAAGCAGATATCGAAGGTCAGAAAAAAGAAATCATTGCACAATTAGAAAAAGGTCAGGTATTAGAAGGTACGGTTAAGAATATTACGTCTTACGGTGTATTCGTTGACTTAGGTGGTGTTGATGGATTAATCCACATTACAGATCTTTCTTGGAGCAGAGTTAATCACCCATCAGAAATCTTAGAGGACGGACAAGTTGTAAAAGTTGTAATCCTTGATTTTGATGATGAGAAAACAAGAATCCAGTTAGGTATGAAGCAATTGGAAGCTCATCCTTGGGATGCTCTTTCTGCTGACATGAAAGTGGGTGACAGAGTAAAAGGTAAAGTAGTTGTACTTGCTGATTATGGTGCATTTGTAGAAGTTGCTCCAGGTGTTGAAGGTCTAATTCACGTTTCAGAAATGTCTTGGTCAACTCACTTAAGAAGTGCAGGTGATTTCGTAAAAGTAGGAGACGAAGTTGAAGCAGAAGTTTTAACTTTAGATAGAGAAGACCGTAAGATTTCTTTGGGTATGAAGCAATTAAGCCAAGATCCATGGTCTAACATCGAATCTAAATATCCAGTAGGTTCTGAGCACACAGGAATTGTAAGAAACTTTACAAACTTCGGTGTATTCGTAGAATTGGAAGAAGGTATCGACGGATTAATCTATATCTCTGATCTTTCTTGGACAAAGAAAATCAAGCATCCATCAGAATTCTGTGCAGTTGGAGATCAATTGAAAGTTGTAGTTCTTGAATTAGATACAGCAGCAAGAAGATTATCTTTAGGTCACAAACAATTACAGGAAAATCCTTGGGATAAATTCGAAACTAAATATGCTGAAGGAACTGTACATGCAGGAACTGCAACTGAAGTATTCGACAAAGGAGCTCAGGTTCAGTTTGAAGATGCAGAAGTTGAAGCATTCTGTCCATCAAGATTATTAGAGAAGGAAGACGGATCTAAAATCAAGAAAGGAGAAAGTGCAGATTTCAAAGTGATCGAATTCAACAAAGAATTTAAGAGAGTAGTAGTTTCTCATACAGGAATCTTCAGAGACGAAGAAAAGAAAAATGTAAGAGAGCAATCTTCTAATCAATCATCTAACAAATCAACAGGTTCTTCTCAAAACGAAGAAAAATCAACTCTTGGTGATTTAGACGTATTAGCAGAATTGAAAAAGAAAATGGAAGGTAAATAA
- a CDS encoding IS1182 family transposase, with amino-acid sequence MNYMSIKFKDYNQQQNWLFPPSIEELIPENHPVRVVNGIIEQLDLRLLIEEYSKDGKPSFHPKMMLKVMVYAYMDNTYSSRKIEKAMRENINFMWLSAQQVADHNTIARFRSKKLKTIFKDIFKQVVLLLAEEGLVSLKEVFTDGTKIESIAGRYTFVWGNAIKTRKEKMAEQLEQMWNYAQSIAEEEDSDPTPPEFKTIDRDKIEKTAKKIEEIISKNPQASTKAKAKLRYIQKNFSQNLDKYEEQEKLLDGRGSYSKTDPDATFMRMKDDHMQNGQLKPAYNVQVSSQSQFVIHYTLHQTTNDLNTLQPHLNTFEELYQFLPEELTADAGYGSEENYDFLEEKNIETFVKYNTFDKEQGILKSKRKKINEDFHHDKLYYNEEKDQYICPMGQPMNKITNRNRKTKSGYAQTSSLYQAQNCNGCPLRGACHKAQGNRIIERNQNLERHKERVRENLLSEIGEIKRKQRTADVEPVFAHIKSNRNFKRFTHTGIEKVELEFGLHALAHNLRKKSA; translated from the coding sequence ATCAATTATATGAGTATTAAATTTAAAGATTATAACCAGCAACAAAATTGGTTATTCCCACCATCAATCGAGGAATTGATTCCAGAAAATCATCCCGTTCGGGTCGTTAATGGAATTATTGAACAACTGGATTTACGATTGCTCATTGAAGAGTATAGTAAAGATGGCAAACCGAGCTTTCATCCCAAGATGATGCTTAAGGTGATGGTTTACGCTTATATGGATAATACGTATTCCAGCAGGAAGATTGAAAAAGCGATGCGTGAGAATATTAATTTTATGTGGTTGTCCGCTCAACAGGTCGCAGACCATAACACCATCGCACGTTTTCGGAGCAAGAAACTCAAGACTATTTTCAAAGACATTTTCAAACAGGTCGTCCTGTTATTAGCAGAGGAAGGACTCGTTAGCTTGAAAGAAGTTTTTACCGATGGAACTAAGATAGAGTCTATTGCCGGGAGATATACCTTCGTTTGGGGCAATGCCATTAAAACCAGAAAAGAGAAGATGGCAGAACAACTTGAACAAATGTGGAACTATGCCCAAAGCATTGCTGAGGAAGAAGACAGCGATCCTACACCACCGGAGTTTAAAACCATCGATAGAGATAAAATAGAGAAGACCGCCAAGAAAATAGAAGAGATCATCAGCAAAAACCCGCAGGCATCCACCAAAGCAAAGGCAAAATTAAGATACATTCAAAAGAATTTTTCTCAGAACCTGGATAAGTACGAGGAGCAGGAAAAACTTTTGGACGGACGTGGCAGTTATAGTAAGACCGATCCCGATGCCACATTTATGCGCATGAAAGATGATCATATGCAGAATGGGCAACTTAAACCCGCCTACAACGTGCAGGTAAGTTCGCAGTCCCAGTTTGTTATTCATTATACTTTACACCAAACCACCAATGATTTAAATACGCTTCAACCACACCTCAATACTTTTGAAGAACTTTATCAGTTTTTGCCGGAAGAACTTACTGCTGATGCTGGTTACGGCAGTGAAGAAAATTATGATTTTCTGGAAGAGAAAAATATAGAAACCTTCGTAAAATACAACACCTTCGATAAGGAACAGGGTATTTTAAAATCGAAAAGAAAGAAAATCAACGAAGACTTTCACCACGATAAACTTTATTATAACGAAGAGAAAGATCAGTATATCTGTCCGATGGGGCAACCGATGAATAAAATCACCAACCGAAATCGAAAAACCAAAAGCGGTTATGCTCAGACAAGTTCACTGTACCAGGCTCAAAACTGCAACGGTTGTCCGCTGCGAGGGGCTTGCCATAAAGCCCAGGGAAACAGAATAATAGAACGCAACCAAAATTTAGAACGGCATAAGGAGAGAGTTCGGGAAAACCTCTTGAGTGAAATCGGTGAAATAAAACGCAAACAACGCACGGCGGATGTAGAACCCGTCTTTGCACATATCAAATCCAATCGGAACTTCAAGCGTTTTACACACACTGGAATAGAAAAAGTGGAATTAGAGTTCGGATTACACGCTTTAGCACACAATCTAAGAAAAAAGAGTGCTTAA